One stretch of Macaca nemestrina isolate mMacNem1 chromosome 17, mMacNem.hap1, whole genome shotgun sequence DNA includes these proteins:
- the LOC105472240 gene encoding polyunsaturated fatty acid lipoxygenase ALOX15 — protein sequence MGLYRIRLSTGASLHAGSKNQVQLWLVGQHGEAALGKRLWPARGKETEVKVEVPEYLGPLLFVKLRKRHLLQDDAWFCNWISVQGPGAGDEVRFPCYRWVEGDGVLSLPEGTGRTVGEDPQGLFQKHREEELEERRKLYRWGNWKDGLILNVAGTKLSDLPVDERFLEDKRVDFEASLAKGLADLAIKDSLNVLTRWKDLDDFKRIFWCGQSKLAERVRDSWKEDALFGYQFLNGANPMLLRRSAHLPARLVFPPGMEELQAQLEKELEGGTLFEADFSLLDGIKANVILCSQQYLAAPLVMLKLQPDGKLLPMVIQLQLPSAGSPPPPLFLPTDPPMVWLLAKCWVRSSDFQLHELQSHLLRGHLMAEVIAVATMRCLPSIHPIFKLIIPHLRYTLEINVRARTGLVSDMGVFDQVVSTGGGGHVELLRRAGGFLTYSSFCPPDDLADRGLLGVKSSFYAQDALRLWEIIFRYVEGIVSLHYKTDVAVKDDPELQTWCREITEIGLQGGQDRGFPVSLQSRDQVCHFVTMCIFTCTGQHSSVHLGQLDWYTWVPNAPCTMRLPPPTTKDATLETVMATLPNFHQASLQMSITWQLGRRQPIMVAVGQHEEEYFSGPEPKAVLKKFREELAALDKEIENRNAKLDMPYEYLRPSLVENSVAI from the exons ATGGGTCTCTACCGCATCCGCTTGTCCACGGGGGCCTCGCTCCATGCGGGTTCCAAGAACCAGGTGCAGCTGTGGCTGGTAGGCCAGCACGGGGAGGCGGCGCTCGGGAAGCGACTGTGGCCCGCACGGGGCAAG GAGACAGAAGTCAAGGTGGAAGTGCCCGAGTACCTGGGGCCGCTGCTGTTTGTGAAGCTGCGCAAACGGCACCTCCTTCAGGACGACGCCTGGTTCTGCAACTGGATCTCCGTGCAGGGCCCCGGAGCAGGGGACGAGGTCCGGTTCCCTTGTTACCGCTGGGTGGAGGGCGACGGCGTCCTGAGCCTGCCCGAAGGCACCG GCCGCACTGTGGGCGAAGACCCTCAGGGCCTGTTCCAGAAACACCGGGAAGAGGAgctggaagagagaaggaagctgtACCG GTGGGGAAACTGGAAGGATGGGTTAATTCTGAATGTGGCTGGGACGAAACTAAGTGACCTCCCTGTGGATGAGCGATTTCTGGAAGACAAGAGAGTTGACTTTGAGGCTTCACTGGCCAAGGG GCTGGCGGACCTTGCTATCAAAGACTCTTTAAATGTTCTGACTCGCTGGAAGGATCTGGATGACTTCAAACGGATTTTCTGGTGTGGCCAGAGCAAGCTGGCAG AGCGCGTGCGGGACTCCTGGAAGGAAGATGCCTTATTTGGGTACCAGTTTCTTAATGGCGCCAACCCCATGTTGCTGAGGCGCTCCGCTCACCTTCCTGCCCGCCTCGTGTTCCCTCCAGGCATGGAGGAACTGCAGGCCCAGCTGGAGAAGGAGCTGGAG GGAGGCACACTGTTTGAAGCTGACTTCTCCCTGCTGGATGGGATCAAGGCCAACGTCATTCTCTGTAGCCAGCAGTACCTGGCTGCCCCTCTGGTCATGCTGAAACTGCAGCCTGATGGGAAACTCTTGCCCATGGTCATCCAG CTCCAACTACCCAGCGCAGGATCCCCGCCACCTCCACTTTTCTTGCCCACGGATCCTCCAATGGTCTGGCTTCTGGCCAAATGCTGGGTGCGCAGCTCTGACTTCCAGCTCCATGAGCTGCAGTCTCATCTTCTGAGGGGACACTTGATGGCTGAGGTCATTGCTGTGGCCACCATGAGGTGCCTGCCGTCCATACATCCTATCTTCAAG CTTATCATTCCTCACCTGCGATACACCCTGGAAATTAACGTCCGGGCCAGGACTGGGCTGGTCTCTGACATGGGAGTTTTTGACCAG GTGGTGAGCACTGGTGGGGGAGGCCACGTGGAGCTGCTCAGGCGAGCTGGAGGCTTTCTAACCTATAGCTCCTTCTGTCCCCCTGATGACTTGGCTGACCGGGGGCTCCTAGGAGTGAAGTCTTCCTTCTATGCCCAAGATGCACTGCGGCTCTGGGAAATCATCTTTCG GTATGTGGAAGGAATCGTGAGTCTCCACTATAAGACAGACGTGGCTGTGAAAGATGACCCAGAGCTGCAGACCTGGTGTCGAGAGATCACTGAAATCGGGCTGCAAGGGGGCCAGGACCGAG GGTTTCCTGTCTCTTTACAGTCTCGGGATCAGGTTTGCCACTTTGTCACCATGTGTATCTTCACCTGCACCGGCCAACACTCCTCTGTGCACCTGGGCCAG CTGGACTGGTACACTTGGGTCCCTAATGCACCCTGCACGATGCGGCTGCCCCCGCCGACCACCAAGGATGCAACGCTGGAGACAGTGATGGCAACGCTGCCCAACTTCCACCAGGCTTCTCTGCAGATGTCCATCACTTGGCAGCTGGGCAGACGCCAGCCCATTATG gtggCTGTGGGCCAGCATGAGGAGGAGTATTTTTCGGGCCCTGAGCCTAAGGCTGTGCTGAAGAAGTTCAGGGAGGAGCTGGCTGCCCTGGATAAGGAAATCGAGAACCGGAATGCAAAGCTGGACATGCCGTATGAGTACCTGCGGCCCAGCCtggtggaaaacagtgtggccatCTGA